A genome region from Candidatus Polarisedimenticolia bacterium includes the following:
- a CDS encoding SGNH/GDSL hydrolase family protein produces MSGLRNLFRGLFLSFASVLITLAVMEAALRLFVHVTDDVEYQDLPGVGCALRPGQSGRFIRSGGIDAQFRVNAEGWNAPREYTKQRVPGRLRIAVVGDSFVEGMYVEQEQLLSSVLERGLRKDGIDAEVYSFGVSGYGASQVLHLVQRYVLDYSPDLIVYLFIRNDASDSCRCMEDKRWTQQYALGPDGALEALPFKRYHMSMTKRALRKSALVRFFLYQRRLLERFRDSSKQAAAETSASPEGCRQDCWRIVGLLLQELQGTLEAKHVPWLLAWEGDANPDYARDERGRLEEIASTSGLPYRDLSPSFAAAARAGFRRYRYPGDGHWNAEGNRIAGEALVPMVRALLEKP; encoded by the coding sequence TTGAGCGGACTGCGCAATCTGTTCCGCGGACTTTTTCTCTCCTTCGCTTCGGTGCTGATCACGCTGGCGGTCATGGAGGCGGCGTTGCGTCTCTTCGTTCACGTGACCGACGACGTCGAATACCAAGATCTTCCGGGAGTGGGCTGCGCACTCCGCCCGGGGCAATCGGGTCGCTTCATCCGATCGGGGGGAATCGACGCCCAGTTCCGGGTGAACGCCGAGGGCTGGAATGCGCCCCGCGAGTATACGAAGCAGCGCGTTCCCGGCCGGCTGCGCATCGCAGTGGTCGGGGATTCCTTCGTGGAAGGGATGTACGTGGAGCAGGAACAGCTGTTGTCCAGCGTTCTGGAGCGCGGCCTGCGGAAGGACGGTATCGACGCTGAAGTCTACTCTTTCGGGGTTTCCGGATACGGCGCCTCGCAGGTGCTTCACCTGGTGCAGCGCTACGTCCTCGACTATTCTCCCGACCTTATCGTCTATCTCTTCATTCGGAACGACGCCTCGGATTCGTGCCGTTGCATGGAGGACAAACGGTGGACCCAGCAGTATGCCCTGGGACCCGACGGTGCGCTCGAAGCGCTACCTTTCAAGCGCTATCACATGTCCATGACGAAACGGGCCTTGCGCAAAAGCGCACTGGTGCGCTTTTTCCTCTATCAAAGGCGATTGCTGGAAAGATTCCGCGACTCGAGCAAGCAGGCAGCGGCCGAGACCAGCGCCTCACCGGAGGGTTGCCGCCAGGATTGCTGGAGAATTGTCGGACTGCTGTTACAGGAGCTGCAGGGGACCCTCGAAGCGAAGCATGTTCCCTGGCTGCTCGCCTGGGAAGGGGATGCCAACCCCGATTACGCCCGGGACGAGCGGGGCCGTCTGGAGGAAATCGCCTCAACCTCGGGTCTTCCTTATCGGGATTTGTCCCCGAGCTTTGCAGCGGCCGCGCGCGCCGGTTTTCGGCGCTATCGCTATCCGGGAGACGGCCACTGGAACGCCGAAGGGAACCGCATCGCGGGCGAAGCGCTTGTTCCGATGGTCCGGGCCCTGCTCGAAAAGCCGTGA
- a CDS encoding class I SAM-dependent methyltransferase translates to MKAWLLETMRCPACIEAGRPGDLGIFGGAGSPEGNLEPGRILAEGVLECATCEARYPVLDEAPRMLPISDLTAAEKAVLDDLAPRITEPDESRGMDSQERENRIREIILRDYGYPTSGGSLKRAMDDFAYQQAYPRGRVYQMKLLRKLIGRAPEILLDIGGGSGGNLEAARQAFPLRHGIVADLRTDWPPLYQTGDRSIAYVRADARRLPFRSAAFELVISSFLIEHVREWQRVVREATRLGTYAFIGFGPNRTFPVELGHFDVPLVHCLPPSAGSLAALGWGAVTGNRRSLRNIRRTLSEMNYITSSEYYLFCRSQGIRCTNIFVDMFEAWAEEGRKGLRGLLGRNRTMTRGLSRLMVYMGAEPNIYSLIRSGTAEEPLAASSAR, encoded by the coding sequence ATGAAGGCGTGGCTTCTCGAGACGATGCGCTGCCCGGCCTGCATCGAAGCCGGGCGCCCCGGTGACCTCGGCATTTTTGGGGGTGCCGGCTCGCCGGAGGGCAACCTCGAGCCTGGCCGGATTCTCGCGGAAGGAGTGCTGGAATGCGCGACCTGCGAGGCCCGCTATCCGGTTCTCGACGAAGCGCCGCGCATGCTGCCGATTTCGGATCTGACGGCGGCAGAGAAAGCCGTCCTCGATGACCTGGCGCCCCGTATCACCGAGCCCGATGAGAGCCGGGGCATGGACTCCCAGGAGCGCGAGAACCGCATCCGGGAAATCATCCTGCGGGATTATGGCTACCCGACTTCCGGCGGCAGCCTCAAGCGCGCCATGGACGATTTCGCGTATCAGCAGGCTTACCCGCGGGGGCGTGTCTATCAGATGAAGCTCCTCCGAAAGCTGATTGGCCGTGCCCCCGAGATTCTGCTCGATATCGGCGGCGGGAGCGGAGGGAACCTGGAGGCTGCCCGCCAGGCTTTCCCGCTGCGTCACGGAATCGTCGCCGATCTGCGCACCGACTGGCCCCCGCTTTACCAGACGGGGGACCGCAGCATCGCCTACGTCCGTGCCGACGCCCGCCGCCTTCCGTTTCGCTCGGCTGCCTTCGAGCTGGTGATCAGCTCCTTTCTGATCGAGCACGTGCGTGAATGGCAGCGGGTGGTGCGCGAGGCGACCCGGCTCGGAACCTACGCATTCATCGGCTTCGGGCCCAACCGCACGTTCCCGGTGGAGTTGGGGCACTTCGACGTGCCGCTGGTGCACTGCCTGCCTCCGTCGGCCGGGTCTCTGGCCGCATTGGGCTGGGGGGCAGTGACCGGCAATCGCAGGTCGCTGCGCAATATTCGTCGCACGCTGAGCGAGATGAACTACATTACCAGCTCCGAGTATTACCTCTTCTGCCGCTCGCAGGGGATTCGCTGCACGAACATCTTCGTGGACATGTTCGAAGCATGGGCGGAGGAGGGGAGAAAAGGGCTGCGCGGCCTGCTGGGCCGGAACCGCACGATGACGCGCGGCTTGAGCCGACTCATGGTCTACATGGGAGCGGAGCCCAACATCTATTCCCTCATCCGCTCGGGAACCGCCGAAGAGCCGCTCGCAGCCTCCTCCGCGCGGTGA
- a CDS encoding glycosyltransferase family 39 protein yields the protein MTTSKPQWRTLRWLPGILLAAAALLRFSALTRQSLWLDEILSMRGANRILTLDLASELFNRHGPLYFYLVAPILAMGGSEAGVRGLSALLGVGLVGAVYLLGRDLVDRRIGLAAGAAAAFSPFAVWYSQEARYVSLYLLLAAVSLWSAYRFSRDEGARYGVIHVVSTLLMLFAFPAGIFVSLGENLWLLASRPGSRKVGRWLLLQGLIGLVFLPWLMAAYDLNPVDLLPGQNAHSLSEISTGSPRALRLVHLPYPLFVFGAGLTIGPSSRDLHEDTSLAPFGRKPVQVAWGVLVPGALVLMGAAALLRRAPAAGALLILSVGASIVGPFLVARFTRVAYNVRYTAGALPAYLVLLGAGCAWAAGRRPWGWVLVAAFAGLVAFSLTAYFSDSCYFRDDSRGAAKFVSERIRPGEPLAVGAEERAFVHYFRGPITSWRRWRIQPAGSERAGELHDDAGRFWVAANRVWEEARFQEFLSSMRACFLVEQETELPGYRIYVFRLADDGARRCSLTYQHGTPLPDTTTGPGSSGHVADRPCTGAAACAQGSGGA from the coding sequence GTGACGACCTCAAAACCGCAGTGGCGCACGCTGAGATGGCTGCCGGGCATCCTGCTGGCGGCTGCGGCGCTGCTGCGCTTTTCCGCATTGACGCGCCAGAGCCTCTGGCTGGACGAAATCCTGTCGATGCGGGGCGCGAACCGGATTCTCACCCTCGACCTTGCCTCGGAGCTGTTCAACCGGCACGGACCTCTTTACTTCTATCTCGTCGCGCCGATTCTGGCGATGGGCGGCTCCGAGGCGGGGGTGCGAGGGCTTTCGGCTCTCCTGGGGGTCGGATTGGTGGGGGCCGTCTACCTGCTCGGGCGCGATCTGGTCGACCGGCGAATCGGTCTGGCTGCGGGTGCGGCGGCGGCCTTTTCTCCCTTCGCCGTGTGGTACTCGCAGGAGGCGCGCTACGTGAGCCTCTACCTGCTCCTCGCGGCCGTTTCGCTATGGAGCGCTTACCGTTTCAGCCGGGATGAGGGCGCCAGATACGGCGTCATCCACGTCGTCTCGACCCTTCTCATGCTTTTCGCCTTCCCCGCCGGGATCTTCGTGAGCCTCGGTGAGAATCTCTGGCTTCTGGCCTCGAGGCCCGGCTCGAGAAAAGTGGGAAGGTGGCTCTTGCTTCAAGGCCTCATCGGCCTTGTCTTTCTGCCATGGCTGATGGCCGCCTACGACTTGAATCCGGTAGACCTCCTTCCAGGCCAGAATGCGCATTCGCTGTCAGAGATCTCCACCGGCTCTCCCCGCGCGCTCCGGCTCGTGCATCTTCCCTATCCATTGTTTGTTTTCGGGGCGGGCCTGACGATCGGCCCATCGAGCCGCGATCTCCATGAGGACACGAGCCTGGCCCCGTTCGGCAGGAAGCCCGTCCAGGTGGCGTGGGGCGTCCTCGTCCCGGGAGCCCTGGTCTTGATGGGAGCGGCCGCGCTTCTGCGGAGAGCGCCGGCGGCCGGCGCACTCCTGATCCTCTCGGTGGGAGCTTCAATCGTGGGCCCTTTCCTGGTGGCCCGCTTTACCCGGGTGGCCTACAACGTCCGCTACACGGCGGGTGCCCTGCCGGCTTATCTCGTCCTGCTGGGAGCGGGCTGCGCCTGGGCTGCGGGGCGAAGGCCCTGGGGATGGGTTCTGGTGGCGGCCTTCGCCGGACTGGTCGCCTTCTCGCTGACAGCCTATTTCAGCGACTCCTGCTATTTCCGCGACGACAGCCGCGGGGCGGCGAAGTTCGTCTCGGAGCGCATCCGGCCGGGAGAGCCCCTGGCCGTAGGCGCGGAGGAGCGCGCCTTCGTGCACTACTTCCGGGGACCGATTACCTCCTGGCGGCGATGGCGGATCCAGCCAGCCGGATCGGAGCGAGCCGGCGAGCTGCACGACGACGCGGGGCGCTTCTGGGTGGCGGCGAACCGCGTCTGGGAAGAGGCGCGCTTCCAGGAATTTCTGTCGTCCATGCGGGCCTGCTTTCTCGTGGAGCAGGAGACGGAGCTGCCGGGATACCGCATCTACGTTTTCCGGCTCGCCGACGACGGGGCGAGGCGCTGCTCGCTCACCTACCAGCACGGGACGCCGCTTCCGGACACCACGACCGGGCCCGGTTCTTCGGGCCACGTTGCGGACAGGCCTTGCACCGGTGCGGCGGCGTGTGCGCAAGGCTCGGGCGGCGCATGA
- a CDS encoding sigma-54 dependent transcriptional regulator, producing the protein MKRLLIVEDEKILRDNLQALFCENGYQTEADPNGAEAIRRIEREHFDLIITDMRMPEADGLEVLRKAKQVDEGTMVLVMTAYGSVESAVQAMRFGAYDYIQKPFELDELEMKVMRAFERQRESRQLEALRADSQDGEEVVSESSEMKHVLAVVSKVAKSKATVLITGETGTGKERVAEAIHRGSWRAEHNLVKVNAAALPDELIESELFGHERGAFTGALRRKIGRFELADEGTLFLDEIGSMSSQTQAKLLRVLQDQEFERVGGERTLKVDVRVIAATNRDLLEGIDRGEFRSDLFHRLSVVNIHLPPLRERRDDILPLAELFLRKYCKDLHREIRGFTPEAATVLKEHPWPGNVRELKNAIERTVLMSERDWIEPADLLLLDLRADQPVRVAYSGAERVGSGGAMGLENLERQAVLEALQRSNWVQKDAAAALGISSRVMNYKVKKYNFKNPRWNRNRPTHSDS; encoded by the coding sequence ATGAAGCGACTGTTGATCGTGGAAGACGAGAAAATCCTGCGCGACAACCTGCAGGCGCTGTTCTGCGAGAACGGCTACCAGACCGAGGCCGATCCGAACGGGGCCGAGGCGATCCGCCGCATCGAGCGGGAGCACTTCGACCTGATCATCACCGACATGCGCATGCCGGAGGCGGACGGGCTGGAGGTGCTGCGCAAGGCCAAGCAGGTCGATGAGGGGACCATGGTCCTGGTGATGACCGCCTACGGCTCGGTGGAGTCGGCGGTCCAGGCCATGCGCTTCGGCGCCTACGACTACATCCAGAAGCCCTTCGAGCTGGACGAGCTGGAGATGAAGGTGATGCGCGCCTTCGAGCGCCAGCGCGAGAGCCGGCAGCTCGAGGCGTTGCGCGCCGATTCGCAGGACGGCGAGGAGGTCGTCTCGGAGAGCTCCGAGATGAAGCATGTCCTGGCGGTGGTGAGCAAGGTGGCCAAGAGCAAGGCGACCGTGCTGATCACGGGCGAAACCGGCACCGGCAAGGAGCGGGTCGCCGAGGCCATCCATCGCGGCTCGTGGCGGGCCGAGCACAATCTGGTCAAAGTAAACGCCGCGGCCCTGCCGGACGAGCTGATCGAGAGCGAGCTGTTCGGACACGAGCGGGGCGCCTTCACGGGGGCGCTACGGCGCAAGATCGGCCGCTTCGAGCTCGCCGACGAGGGAACGCTCTTCCTCGATGAGATCGGCAGCATGTCCTCGCAGACCCAGGCCAAGCTCCTGCGGGTGCTCCAGGACCAGGAGTTCGAGCGCGTTGGGGGCGAGCGCACCCTCAAGGTGGACGTGCGGGTCATCGCCGCAACCAACCGCGATCTGCTCGAAGGGATCGATCGAGGGGAGTTCCGCAGCGATTTGTTCCATCGCCTCTCGGTCGTGAACATCCATCTGCCGCCGCTGCGCGAGCGGCGGGACGACATCCTCCCCCTGGCGGAGCTCTTCCTGCGCAAGTACTGCAAGGACCTGCATCGCGAGATCCGCGGATTCACTCCGGAAGCGGCGACCGTCCTGAAGGAGCATCCCTGGCCTGGGAACGTGCGCGAGCTGAAGAACGCCATCGAGCGCACCGTGCTGATGAGCGAGCGGGATTGGATCGAGCCCGCCGATCTCCTCCTGCTCGACCTCCGTGCGGATCAGCCGGTCCGGGTTGCGTACTCGGGGGCCGAGAGGGTCGGGTCAGGGGGAGCGATGGGCCTTGAAAACCTGGAACGTCAGGCCGTCCTGGAGGCGCTTCAGCGCAGCAACTGGGTCCAGAAAGACGCCGCCGCCGCGCTCGGCATCAGCAGCCGAGTCATGAACTACAAGGTCAAGAAATACAACTTCAAGAATCCCCGCTGGAACCGAAACCGCCCGACACACTCCGACTCTTGA
- a CDS encoding DUF393 domain-containing protein — translation MSSPSHVSGSQASLEIPFGAVVVIYDGDCAFCRRSIDEIRRRDRKARMVYLPRRTPGIEEKIPGLTDGDFNSGIRVVDPDGKIHVGADGIRQIASQLPVWRHFTWVYDVPLIRGLARRIYAWIAANRMRLSRQVCPPEGCELVRPEENPAIGSPGNKN, via the coding sequence ATGAGCTCTCCTTCCCATGTTTCCGGCTCCCAGGCCTCGCTTGAGATCCCGTTCGGCGCCGTCGTGGTGATCTACGATGGAGACTGCGCATTCTGCCGGCGCAGCATTGACGAGATTCGCCGCCGCGACCGGAAGGCGCGGATGGTGTATCTTCCGCGGCGCACCCCCGGAATCGAGGAGAAGATACCGGGCCTCACCGATGGGGATTTCAACAGCGGCATCCGGGTTGTCGATCCCGACGGCAAGATTCATGTCGGCGCCGACGGCATCCGGCAGATCGCCTCGCAGCTTCCCGTTTGGAGGCACTTCACCTGGGTGTACGATGTTCCGCTCATTCGGGGACTGGCGCGTCGGATTTACGCCTGGATTGCGGCCAACCGGATGCGGCTCTCCCGCCAGGTCTGCCCTCCCGAGGGCTGCGAGCTCGTCCGCCCGGAAGAGAATCCGGCGATCGGAAGTCCGGGCAACAAGAACTAA
- a CDS encoding VanZ family protein, whose translation MIVLDVLRSRVTRLLIAGAMFAAYLAFGWSPAVPSGQRAVVPHGSGVAAVRERREMERRIDYELPAERTSPDLVFNLLGFLPLGALLSLFWPRMSMSLATSLCAGLSFLIETGQLVLPGHYPSIVDLTLNTLGGALGWRLARLLLSHPSLVALWRPHGRS comes from the coding sequence ATGATCGTTCTCGACGTGCTGCGCTCACGCGTCACGCGGCTGTTGATTGCCGGCGCCATGTTCGCCGCCTACCTCGCATTCGGCTGGTCGCCCGCGGTCCCTTCCGGGCAGCGCGCGGTTGTGCCCCATGGATCCGGCGTGGCGGCGGTGCGGGAGCGCCGGGAAATGGAACGCCGTATCGACTATGAGCTCCCGGCGGAGCGTACCAGCCCCGACCTGGTGTTCAACCTGTTGGGGTTCCTGCCCCTTGGCGCCCTGCTGTCCCTCTTTTGGCCGCGAATGAGTATGTCGCTGGCAACCTCCCTGTGCGCTGGTCTGAGCTTTTTGATTGAAACCGGTCAACTCGTGCTACCCGGCCACTATCCGTCCATCGTCGACCTCACGCTGAACACCCTCGGGGGAGCCCTGGGTTGGCGGCTAGCCAGGCTTCTGCTCTCCCATCCGAGCCTGGTCGCTCTCTGGCGACCTCACGGAAGATCCTGA
- a CDS encoding fibronectin type III domain-containing protein has protein sequence MLRWTFWVLATLGLVLIPTVASAGTIKLAWDPVSDADLAGYRVYYGTSPGVYTNSYVVTQPQNSADLTNLQDCRIYYLAVKAVDSNGNESLGFSNEIIGMPAPSATSVVVNLNPLPVTGSASSVKQGTLTIPITITGTNFDTQATPDFGPDIQVNSHATASCNQLTANITVTETARVNTPPGPQRLLKITNQNGPVGSKSGALTVVFNEQRADIDGSGKVGGRDLLYWQNSFGTVSGNSNYNPDADLNGDGVVDGSDLSLLAVWHGHIFF, from the coding sequence ATGTTGCGCTGGACTTTCTGGGTGCTAGCCACATTGGGTCTGGTCTTGATTCCAACCGTTGCCTCCGCCGGGACCATCAAATTGGCCTGGGATCCCGTGAGCGATGCCGACCTGGCCGGCTACAGGGTCTATTACGGTACCTCTCCCGGCGTGTATACCAACAGCTACGTCGTGACGCAGCCGCAGAACAGCGCCGATCTCACCAATCTGCAGGACTGCCGCATCTACTACCTGGCGGTCAAGGCGGTGGATTCCAACGGTAACGAGAGCCTCGGTTTCTCCAACGAGATCATCGGCATGCCCGCGCCTTCGGCCACCTCGGTCGTCGTGAACCTGAATCCCTTGCCAGTCACCGGATCCGCTTCCTCGGTGAAGCAGGGCACGCTGACCATACCGATCACCATTACCGGAACGAATTTCGATACGCAGGCGACGCCTGATTTCGGGCCCGATATTCAGGTCAACAGCCACGCGACTGCCTCGTGCAACCAGCTGACCGCCAACATCACGGTGACGGAAACCGCCCGGGTGAACACGCCGCCGGGACCGCAACGGCTCCTGAAAATTACCAACCAGAACGGCCCGGTGGGGTCGAAGAGCGGGGCCCTCACCGTGGTCTTCAACGAGCAGCGCGCCGATATCGACGGCTCCGGCAAGGTCGGAGGGCGCGACCTCCTCTACTGGCAGAACTCCTTCGGCACCGTCTCGGGGAACTCCAACTACAATCCCGACGCCGACCTCAACGGCGACGGCGTCGTCGACGGGTCCGATCTCTCCTTGCTTGCCGTCTGGCACGGACATATCTTCTTCTAG
- a CDS encoding ATP-binding protein produces the protein MNSQFFRQIFDSTRCGILTIDEAGRVTTLNQVGQQILDVGEVPPQGIACQELLADHASLSRLLLDSLRMENPPTRIELDLRAPGHPRRVIGGTVSHVRGPSGERNGAVLFFKDLTHIEEHEEQERLKDRLAALGQMAAGLAHEIRNPLANIGSTATLLKTKLDGNDSGVLALDSIVQQVRRLNQAVTQCLEYAKPVYIKPRPVDVEAILGEALREVRAKWPAGRVEIRQSLDPRMTELHADGTQLRQVLHNLIANAYDAMGGEGVLEIDAFLEPERATQLPTGEEAGTESQLSDYAVIRIRDHGRGITPEARGRLFFPFFTTKPGGSGIGLAVAKKIIDSHGGIIDVESEPGRGATFFVKLPYPGAPDHPAERS, from the coding sequence GTGAATTCACAGTTCTTCAGGCAGATCTTCGACAGCACCCGCTGCGGGATTCTGACCATCGATGAGGCGGGGCGGGTCACGACGCTCAATCAGGTCGGCCAGCAGATCCTGGATGTCGGCGAGGTTCCCCCTCAGGGAATTGCTTGCCAGGAGCTTCTCGCCGACCATGCTTCGCTGAGCCGGCTCCTTCTCGATTCCCTTCGAATGGAGAACCCTCCCACCCGCATCGAGCTGGACCTGAGGGCACCGGGACACCCTCGCCGCGTCATCGGTGGGACCGTGTCCCACGTGCGCGGTCCAAGCGGGGAGCGCAACGGGGCGGTGCTGTTCTTCAAGGACCTCACCCACATCGAGGAGCACGAAGAGCAGGAGCGCCTCAAGGATCGGCTGGCAGCGCTCGGCCAGATGGCAGCCGGGCTGGCGCATGAGATTCGCAATCCCCTGGCCAACATCGGGTCCACCGCGACCCTCCTGAAGACCAAGCTGGACGGCAACGATTCCGGCGTCCTGGCGCTCGACAGCATCGTCCAGCAGGTGCGCCGGCTGAATCAGGCGGTGACCCAGTGCCTGGAGTACGCCAAGCCGGTCTACATCAAGCCCCGCCCGGTGGACGTGGAGGCGATCTTAGGGGAGGCGCTGCGCGAGGTGAGAGCCAAATGGCCGGCCGGGCGCGTGGAAATCCGCCAGAGCCTCGATCCCCGGATGACCGAGCTGCACGCCGACGGCACCCAGCTCCGGCAGGTGCTGCACAATCTCATCGCCAACGCCTACGACGCCATGGGGGGGGAGGGAGTCCTGGAGATCGACGCCTTCCTCGAGCCGGAGCGCGCCACGCAGCTGCCGACGGGGGAGGAGGCCGGAACCGAATCCCAGCTCTCCGACTATGCGGTGATCCGGATCCGGGACCATGGACGCGGCATCACCCCGGAGGCGCGGGGGAGGCTGTTCTTTCCCTTCTTCACCACCAAGCCGGGGGGATCCGGGATCGGCCTCGCCGTGGCCAAGAAGATCATCGACTCGCATGGCGGCATCATCGACGTGGAGAGCGAGCCGGGCCGCGGCGCCACCTTTTTCGTGAAGCTTCCCTATCCTGGCGCTCCCGATCACCCGGCGGAAAGGTCGTGA